From a region of the Helianthus annuus cultivar XRQ/B chromosome 5, HanXRQr2.0-SUNRISE, whole genome shotgun sequence genome:
- the LOC118492401 gene encoding zinc finger protein HD1-like, with amino-acid sequence MQTQGIQTSLLPMVAGIVPEATIGTADLPPEWAPNQFSFPPSYPGNLIKEAVGTYSNSTSMSSVGTQQQISPDDLQKPYEHPPMTRQDRILRYFEKKKARKYQKKVIYSSRKTYAQTRPRIRGRFARSSQTDASDKTAV; translated from the exons ATGCAAACTCAGGGTATTCAG ACATCTCTCCTACCAATGGTTGCTGGCATTGTACCTGAGGCTACAATTGGCACCGCGGATTTGCCACCAGAATGGGCACCAAACCAGTTCTCTTTCCCACCTTCTTATCCTGGAAATCTAATAAAAGAAGCAGTTGGAACCTATTCAAACTCAACAAGCATGTCTTCAGTAGGGACACAACAACAAATTTCACCAGATGATTTACAAAAGCCATATGAACACCCTCCAATGACCAGGCAAGATCGAATCCTACGTTATTTTGAGAAAAAGAAAGCAAGGAAGTATCAAAAGAAAGTAATATATTCATCGAGGAAGACGTACGCGCAGACTCGGCCTCGAATACGGGGCAGGTTTGCAAGGAGTTCTCAAACGGATGCTAGTGACAAAACAGCTGTTTGA